One Sphingobacteruim zhuxiongii DNA window includes the following coding sequences:
- a CDS encoding FAD:protein FMN transferase gives MINWLNLFGIMGIGCCAYAQQPISNLQRYNIEGTAQGTTYAVSYYAEDEEVNKIQLDSIFNVIDESMSLYRPNSLISKFNNNVVSELEMDQHMKIVMKKSFEINKKSKGIFDITVKPLVSLWGFGPEKVTGIPDSNVVQSTLAYIGMDKLRMKGNKLLKKDKRVAIDLNGIAQGYTVDVLYDFLLSKKITSFLVEVGGEIRTHGYKPKNETYKILIQRPDEAKEQRNHVISLHNKAVTTSGSYEKYRTVNNYRFSHHMDAKTGYPLKSTIITVTVIADKAMDADGLDNVFMAMKPAEAVAFANAKNKIDIYLLYLDQGIVKEAYSKGFNKYILTN, from the coding sequence GTGATTAACTGGCTTAATCTATTCGGTATAATGGGAATTGGTTGTTGTGCTTATGCGCAACAACCAATTTCTAATTTACAGCGCTATAATATTGAAGGTACCGCACAAGGGACAACCTATGCGGTAAGCTATTATGCCGAAGATGAGGAGGTAAATAAAATACAGCTAGATAGTATCTTCAATGTGATCGATGAGTCGATGTCGCTATATCGCCCGAATTCATTAATCAGCAAGTTTAACAACAATGTTGTTAGCGAGTTGGAAATGGATCAACATATGAAAATTGTCATGAAGAAATCATTTGAAATCAATAAGAAATCAAAAGGTATCTTCGATATTACCGTGAAACCTTTAGTTTCTTTATGGGGATTCGGTCCTGAGAAAGTGACAGGCATTCCTGACTCCAATGTTGTTCAGTCGACGTTAGCATACATAGGTATGGATAAGTTGCGGATGAAGGGGAATAAGCTGTTGAAGAAAGATAAACGCGTCGCTATTGATCTTAATGGAATTGCTCAAGGCTATACGGTCGATGTTCTTTATGATTTCCTGCTTTCAAAAAAGATTACTTCGTTTTTGGTTGAGGTAGGAGGAGAGATTAGAACACACGGTTATAAGCCCAAGAATGAGACCTATAAAATATTAATACAACGACCAGATGAAGCCAAGGAACAAAGAAACCATGTGATATCCCTTCATAATAAGGCTGTCACAACTTCTGGAAGTTATGAGAAATATCGTACTGTCAATAACTACCGTTTTTCACATCATATGGATGCGAAGACTGGCTATCCATTAAAATCAACCATTATCACCGTTACGGTGATTGCTGATAAGGCAATGGATGCGGATGGCTTAGATAACGTATTTATGGCTATGAAGCCAGCAGAGGCGGTCGCATTTGCGAATGCCAAAAATAAAATTGATATTTATTTGCTGTATTTGGACCAAGGAATTGTCAAAGAAGCCTATTCCAAAGGTTTTAACAAATATATTTTAACCAACTAG
- a CDS encoding hydroxypyruvate isomerase family protein, which yields MKRSEFLKNSSMLVGGTLLGGTAVAGSASNEQNAKVANQTFKLDYAPHQGMFSATAGKNFLDEIKYMHDLGFRSIEDNGMPSRTADEQKKIGDLLAKLGMRMGVFVVPKGGNGANSLAAGKQEFIDIFLKGCKESVEIAKRCNAKWATVVPGDYARKLPIGVQTANVVEALKRGAEIFEPHGLTMVLEPLSDTPDLFLRFTDQTYEICKAVGSPSVKILYDAYHQQKNEGNLINLMDLCWSEIAYIQVGDNPGRKEPTTGEVNYKNVFKWLHEKGYKGVVGMEHGMSKSGKEGELALVKAYREVDSF from the coding sequence ATGAAAAGATCAGAATTCTTAAAGAACAGTTCCATGCTTGTTGGTGGCACTTTATTAGGTGGTACAGCTGTAGCGGGCTCTGCGTCAAATGAGCAGAATGCTAAAGTTGCTAATCAGACATTCAAACTAGACTATGCACCTCACCAGGGGATGTTTAGTGCAACTGCAGGAAAGAACTTTTTGGATGAAATTAAATATATGCACGATCTAGGATTCCGTAGTATTGAAGACAACGGAATGCCATCTAGAACGGCTGATGAACAAAAGAAAATTGGTGATTTACTAGCCAAACTTGGCATGCGCATGGGTGTATTCGTTGTCCCTAAAGGTGGCAATGGCGCGAATTCATTGGCAGCAGGTAAGCAAGAGTTTATTGATATCTTTTTAAAAGGATGTAAAGAATCGGTAGAGATTGCAAAGCGTTGTAATGCAAAGTGGGCAACTGTTGTACCTGGCGACTATGCGAGAAAGCTTCCTATAGGAGTACAGACTGCAAATGTAGTGGAAGCGTTGAAACGTGGAGCAGAGATTTTTGAACCACATGGCCTAACGATGGTATTGGAACCTTTGAGCGATACTCCAGATTTATTCTTACGCTTCACAGATCAAACTTATGAGATTTGTAAAGCAGTAGGTAGCCCGTCTGTAAAGATCCTTTACGATGCATATCATCAACAAAAGAACGAAGGAAACCTCATCAATTTAATGGATTTATGTTGGAGTGAGATTGCTTATATCCAAGTCGGAGACAATCCTGGACGTAAAGAACCAACAACTGGCGAGGTTAACTATAAAAATGTATTTAAGTGGTTGCACGAAAAAGGATATAAAGGCGTTGTAGGTATGGAACATGGAATGTCAAAATCAGGAAAAGAAGGGGAATTAGCCCTTGTGAAGGCCTATAGAGAAGTTGATTCTTTCTAG
- a CDS encoding GMC oxidoreductase yields MVENNVYDAIVIGSGISGGWAAKELTEKGLKTIMLERGRNVEHVKDYHANKDSWEYPHRGGRTKQMEADYPVLKRDYALNEKNLDFWVDEKESPYVEKKRFDWFRGYHVGGRSLMWGRQSYRFGDLDFEANAKDGHGVDWPIRYKDIAPWYSYAEKWAGISGNRDGLDVLPDGDFLPAMEFNFVERDLADRLKKQYGGNRHFIMGRTANITKPHTGRINCQFQNQCWLGCNFGGYFSTQSSTLPPAMKTGNLTLRPFSIVTKIIYDKNTKKAKGVEIIDAETNQTYEFFAKVIFVCASAFNSTWVLMNSATDVWEGGLGSSSGELGHNAMDHHFRLGASGRVEGYEDKYMFGRRPTGLYVPRFVNVASDTKKRDYVRGFGYQGSAGRGRWSGEIAEMAVGGAWKDALCEPGDWSAGFTAFGEILPYHDNRIFLDKEVKDKWGLPVLAMDMELKDNEHKMRKDMTEEMKNMLESIGLKDVNTYDGGYNFGMGIHEMGTARMGLDPKTSVLNKHNQVWDATNVYVTDGAAMTSAGCVNPSLTYMALTARAVDHAVSELKKGNI; encoded by the coding sequence ATGGTAGAGAATAATGTTTATGATGCCATTGTAATCGGATCTGGTATTAGCGGCGGATGGGCAGCTAAAGAACTAACTGAAAAAGGTCTGAAGACAATCATGTTAGAGCGTGGTCGCAATGTCGAGCACGTGAAAGATTACCATGCAAATAAGGATAGTTGGGAATACCCTCATCGTGGTGGTAGAACCAAGCAAATGGAAGCTGACTATCCAGTGCTAAAGCGTGACTATGCGTTAAATGAGAAGAACTTGGATTTTTGGGTTGACGAAAAAGAAAGCCCATATGTAGAGAAGAAACGCTTTGACTGGTTTAGAGGATACCATGTTGGTGGTCGTTCATTAATGTGGGGGCGTCAGAGTTACCGTTTTGGTGATTTAGACTTCGAAGCCAATGCTAAAGATGGTCATGGAGTAGATTGGCCGATTCGTTATAAAGATATTGCGCCTTGGTATAGCTATGCTGAGAAATGGGCAGGTATTTCTGGAAACCGTGACGGCTTAGATGTGCTGCCTGATGGAGATTTTCTTCCAGCAATGGAATTCAACTTCGTGGAGCGTGATTTAGCTGATCGTTTGAAAAAACAATATGGTGGTAATCGTCATTTCATTATGGGACGTACCGCAAATATTACTAAACCACATACTGGACGTATCAACTGTCAATTTCAAAATCAATGTTGGTTAGGCTGTAACTTTGGAGGATACTTCTCTACACAGTCATCAACCTTGCCTCCAGCAATGAAAACAGGTAATCTAACATTACGTCCATTCTCGATTGTGACGAAGATTATCTATGATAAAAACACTAAAAAAGCAAAAGGAGTAGAGATAATCGATGCGGAAACAAATCAAACTTATGAGTTTTTCGCTAAGGTAATCTTTGTTTGTGCTTCGGCATTTAACTCCACTTGGGTCTTAATGAACTCCGCAACTGATGTATGGGAAGGTGGTTTAGGAAGTAGCTCAGGCGAACTTGGTCACAATGCCATGGATCACCATTTCCGTTTAGGAGCGAGTGGTCGTGTGGAGGGTTACGAAGATAAATATATGTTCGGTCGTCGTCCGACTGGCTTATACGTGCCTCGTTTTGTGAATGTTGCATCTGACACCAAAAAACGTGACTATGTTCGCGGATTTGGTTACCAAGGCTCTGCAGGCCGCGGACGTTGGTCAGGTGAGATTGCTGAAATGGCAGTAGGTGGCGCTTGGAAAGATGCGTTATGTGAACCAGGAGACTGGTCAGCAGGCTTTACTGCGTTTGGAGAGATTCTTCCATACCATGATAATCGCATTTTCCTTGATAAAGAAGTGAAGGATAAATGGGGATTACCAGTGTTAGCAATGGATATGGAGTTGAAGGATAACGAACATAAGATGCGTAAAGACATGACCGAAGAGATGAAGAATATGTTAGAGTCAATCGGTTTAAAAGATGTGAACACTTATGATGGTGGTTATAACTTCGGGATGGGTATCCATGAGATGGGAACAGCACGTATGGGCTTAGATCCAAAGACATCGGTACTGAATAAACACAATCAAGTTTGGGATGCAACGAACGTTTACGTAACGGATGGTGCAGCAATGACTTCAGCAGGATGTGTGAATCCATCACTTACCTATATGGCATTAACAGCAAGAGCAGTTGATCATGCAGTGAGTGAGCTTAAAAAAGGTAATATCTAA
- a CDS encoding nucleoside permease gives MSSSIKFKLSFMMFLEFFIWGSWFVTLGRYLPKNLNASGFEIANVFSTQSWGAIIAPFIVGMIADRFFNAERVLGTLHIIGAVLLFQMYNATDIAAFFPYVLGYMILYMPTLALVNSISFRQLSNPESQFSNIRIFGTIGWIIAGLSISYLFKWDSTQGIEDGLLRNTFLMASIASLLLGVFSFLLPKTPPVKDDGKEKPSVASIIGLDAIKLLKDRNFFVFFLSSVLICIPLAFYYQNANDFLGDVGMEEVTGKMTIGQISEALCLLLLPVFFARFGFKNTILVGMLAWAIRYGLFAYGNTDTNTYMLYIGIALHGICYDFFFVSGQIYTDFKAGDKYKSAAQGLITLATYGVGQLIGFQVAAYVGELYKDYKADNIHEFWQHVWLVPAGIAIVVMLLFLLLFKNERVATVKLNQSETN, from the coding sequence ATGTCATCATCTATCAAATTTAAATTATCCTTCATGATGTTCTTAGAGTTCTTTATATGGGGCTCTTGGTTCGTGACGTTGGGTCGCTATTTGCCGAAAAACTTAAATGCTTCAGGCTTTGAAATCGCCAATGTATTCTCTACTCAATCTTGGGGAGCTATTATCGCCCCGTTTATTGTAGGTATGATTGCCGATCGGTTCTTTAACGCGGAACGCGTATTAGGGACTTTACATATCATTGGTGCCGTATTGTTGTTTCAAATGTACAATGCCACGGATATCGCTGCATTTTTCCCGTATGTATTAGGATATATGATTCTTTACATGCCAACTTTAGCATTAGTGAACTCCATCTCTTTCAGACAGCTTTCTAACCCAGAAAGCCAGTTCTCTAATATTCGAATCTTCGGAACAATTGGATGGATCATTGCTGGACTTTCCATTTCATATTTATTTAAATGGGATAGTACCCAAGGTATTGAAGATGGATTATTGAGAAATACATTCTTAATGGCTTCGATAGCTTCGTTATTATTGGGAGTATTCAGCTTTTTATTACCGAAAACACCTCCAGTAAAAGATGATGGAAAAGAAAAACCTTCAGTAGCCTCCATCATTGGATTGGATGCAATCAAATTGTTAAAGGATAGAAACTTCTTTGTATTCTTCCTTTCATCAGTATTAATCTGTATTCCATTAGCCTTCTATTACCAGAACGCGAATGACTTCCTTGGCGATGTAGGGATGGAAGAGGTGACTGGTAAAATGACCATCGGACAGATTTCAGAAGCTTTATGTTTATTATTACTTCCGGTCTTCTTTGCACGCTTCGGCTTCAAAAACACCATCTTGGTGGGTATGTTAGCTTGGGCAATTCGTTATGGTCTATTTGCCTACGGAAACACAGATACGAATACCTATATGCTTTATATCGGTATTGCTTTACACGGTATTTGTTATGACTTCTTCTTTGTATCGGGACAAATCTATACTGATTTCAAAGCGGGAGATAAATATAAGAGTGCTGCGCAGGGTTTAATTACCTTAGCAACCTACGGTGTGGGGCAGCTTATTGGCTTCCAAGTGGCGGCTTATGTAGGAGAATTATACAAAGATTATAAAGCAGATAATATCCACGAATTTTGGCAACATGTATGGTTAGTACCAGCAGGAATTGCTATTGTGGTCATGTTGTTATTCCTTCTTTTATTCAAAAACGAACGGGTTGCAACAGTTAAATTAAATCAATCAGAAACTAATTAA